One Manihot esculenta cultivar AM560-2 chromosome 6, M.esculenta_v8, whole genome shotgun sequence DNA segment encodes these proteins:
- the LOC110616816 gene encoding uncharacterized protein LOC110616816 isoform X1 yields MEETLKEQQASVVVPGKSKLRYPLRSATKAKEEKPPVSELSNSAASKRGKPASSVSKSVGVLDLSGKDKSAKPPRRLSVPAKSLVTSAAKPAANITPISEARTKRSTNNQGKIETPLSDVSRTSNRKKFNMLSSASYWLSQIKLSESAVKHSISLGFFKLALEAGCEPLQRMTDELKSYVKRHDDELAEIRECVNELFESYRIADNQEQLQVSESCSQVPEEGTRSSDDEVLSSSSAGNWKLRPRSLNADAAPVSRVTESAKKEITQKNTTTPRTRASQNKSTMNSRSVSGTAVQKLQKKPQRSSKQEATKEKDKIKKQGKKSAAEEAGPISPSATAVAPEENKENMDAPPMEISQTD; encoded by the exons ATGGAAGAGACTCTGAAAGAACAGCAGGCTTCTGTTGTGGTTCCTG GGAAGTCGAAGTTAAGATATCCACTGAGATCGGCGACGAAAGCAAAAGAGGAGAAGCCGCCGGTCTCTGAACTGTCAAATTCTGCCGCTTCCAAGAG GGGAAAGCCTGCGTCAAGTGTAAGTAAAAGTGTGGGCGTTCTTGATCTCTCTGGCAAGGACAAATCTGCCAAGCCGCCCAGAAGATTGTCTGTTCCTGCCAAGTCACTGGTCACTTCAGCTGCAAAACCAGCTGCTAACATCACTCCAATCTCTGAGGCTAGAACAAAGAGATCCACTAATAATCAGGGGAAAATTGAGACACCTCTTTCTGATGTTTCCAGGACATCAAACCGAAAGAAGTTCAACATGCTCTCCTCAGCTTCATATTGGCTGTCGCAAATTAAGCTCTCTGAATCAGCTGTTAAGCACTCGATTTCTCTTGGTTTTTTCAAGCTTGCTTTAGAAGCTGGATGTGAG CCTCTTCAACGTATGACGGATGAGCTTAAATCATATGTGAAACGCCATGATGATGAACTTGCTGAAATCAGGGAATGTGTGAATGAATTGTTTGAGAGCTACAGAATTGCGGACAATCAAGAGCAGTTACAGGTTTCTGAGTCCTGTTCTCAAGTACCTGAAGAGGGAACTCGATCATCTGATGATGAAGTTCTCAGCTCCTCCTCAGCGGGAAATTGGAAACTGAGACCTAGATCTCTAAACGCTGATGCTGCTCCAGTTTCCAGAGTCACAGAATCAGCTAAGAAGGAGATTACACAGAAGAATACTACCACACCTAGGACCAGAGCATCTCAGAACAAGAGTACTATGAATTCAAGATCTGTTTCAGGCACTGCTGTTCAAAAGCTGCAGAAGAAGCCTCAGAGGTCAAGTAAGCAAGAAGCTACCAAGGAAAAGGATAAGATCAAGAAGCAGGGAAAGAAATCTGCTGCAGAAGAAG CAGGTCCAATAAGCCCATCTGCCACTGCGGTTGCTCCTgaagaaaacaaaga
- the LOC110616816 gene encoding uncharacterized protein LOC110616816 isoform X2 — protein MEETLKEQQASVVVPGKSKLRYPLRSATKAKEEKPPVSELSNSAASKRGKPASSVSKSVGVLDLSGKDKSAKPPRRLSVPAKSLVTSAAKPAANITPISEARTKRSTNNQGKIETPLSDVSRTSNRKKFNMLSSASYWLSQIKLSESAVKHSISLGFFKLALEAGCEPLQRMTDELKSYVKRHDDELAEIRECVNELFESYRIADNQEQLQVSESCSQVPEEGTRSSDDEVLSSSSAGNWKLRPRSLNADAAPVSRVTESAKKEITQKNTTTPRTRASQNKSTMNSRSVSGTAVQKLQKKPQRSSKQEATKEKDKIKKQGKKSAAEEGPISPSATAVAPEENKENMDAPPMEISQTD, from the exons ATGGAAGAGACTCTGAAAGAACAGCAGGCTTCTGTTGTGGTTCCTG GGAAGTCGAAGTTAAGATATCCACTGAGATCGGCGACGAAAGCAAAAGAGGAGAAGCCGCCGGTCTCTGAACTGTCAAATTCTGCCGCTTCCAAGAG GGGAAAGCCTGCGTCAAGTGTAAGTAAAAGTGTGGGCGTTCTTGATCTCTCTGGCAAGGACAAATCTGCCAAGCCGCCCAGAAGATTGTCTGTTCCTGCCAAGTCACTGGTCACTTCAGCTGCAAAACCAGCTGCTAACATCACTCCAATCTCTGAGGCTAGAACAAAGAGATCCACTAATAATCAGGGGAAAATTGAGACACCTCTTTCTGATGTTTCCAGGACATCAAACCGAAAGAAGTTCAACATGCTCTCCTCAGCTTCATATTGGCTGTCGCAAATTAAGCTCTCTGAATCAGCTGTTAAGCACTCGATTTCTCTTGGTTTTTTCAAGCTTGCTTTAGAAGCTGGATGTGAG CCTCTTCAACGTATGACGGATGAGCTTAAATCATATGTGAAACGCCATGATGATGAACTTGCTGAAATCAGGGAATGTGTGAATGAATTGTTTGAGAGCTACAGAATTGCGGACAATCAAGAGCAGTTACAGGTTTCTGAGTCCTGTTCTCAAGTACCTGAAGAGGGAACTCGATCATCTGATGATGAAGTTCTCAGCTCCTCCTCAGCGGGAAATTGGAAACTGAGACCTAGATCTCTAAACGCTGATGCTGCTCCAGTTTCCAGAGTCACAGAATCAGCTAAGAAGGAGATTACACAGAAGAATACTACCACACCTAGGACCAGAGCATCTCAGAACAAGAGTACTATGAATTCAAGATCTGTTTCAGGCACTGCTGTTCAAAAGCTGCAGAAGAAGCCTCAGAGGTCAAGTAAGCAAGAAGCTACCAAGGAAAAGGATAAGATCAAGAAGCAGGGAAAGAAATCTGCTGCAGAAGAAG GTCCAATAAGCCCATCTGCCACTGCGGTTGCTCCTgaagaaaacaaaga
- the LOC110617461 gene encoding protein IQ-DOMAIN 31, whose protein sequence is MGKSPGRWIKTVLFGKKSSKSHTAKRRERSANEREVLVSAQATEADSISVPPVTSHPTPVITVLSDRQLELESQVTANLPHNGGTLLPGNQEADLQGSTTQVSLSDAEKIRQEKAATLVQAAFRGYLARRAFWALKGIIRLQALIRGHLVRRQAVATLCCVLGIVKLQALARGIKVRNSYGGRHALKKFSMEGKHGDLNGANISIQRARLSANAFVHKLVASSPTVMPLRLYYDPAEPNSVSNWLERWSASNFWKPIPQPKKISYPKTQRKQVNGHMPEAETGRPKHSVRRVPAANADNTSVQVTSEFEKPKRNRRRPSSLPTDTVQENPQNELEKVKRSLRKVHNPIIESSVQAEVEIEKPKQSLEKVSGTSGDNLLVQNMNNSGEKTKKETYLAMPKVPDVVTNEPTLIAPKLPDVETTAEPLGVKEASELHADQTMVESKPSVENVGKDENSPVTNGELSYKEDPTINENHKASRKASSLAKQERAENGLQSSPALPSYMAVTESAKAKLRAQGSPRFSQDGAEKNNLARRHSLPSSTNSKINSQSPRTRTVNSGGKVGNKSDRPVLSSREGNAKATHIEWKR, encoded by the exons ATGGGCAAATCACCAGGGAGATGGATCAAGACCGTACTGTTTGGAAAGAAGTCTTCCAAATCTCATACAGCTAAAAGGAGAGAG AGATCTGCAAATGAGAGAGAAGTATTGGTCTCTGCACAGGCAACAGAAGCTGATTCTATCTCTGTTCCTCCTGTAACCTCGCATCCAACACCCGTTATCACAGTTCTCTCAGACAGACAGTTAGAACTTGAGAGCCAGGTGACTGCAAACTTGCCACATAATGGGGGCACATTGTTGCCAGGAAATCAAGAGGCAGATTTACAAGGGTCTACAACCCAAGTCTCATTGTCTGATGCTGAGAAAATAAGGCAAGAGAAAGCTGCAACATTGGTACAAGCTGCATTTAGGGGCTACTTG GCTCGTCGGGCATTTTGGGCCCTTAAAGGCATAATAAGGCTCCAGGCTCTTATCCGTGGGCACTTGGTCAGGAGACAAGCTGTTGCCACTTTGTGCTGTGTGCTGGGAATCGTCAAGCTGCAGGCACTTGCTCGAGGAATAAAAGTTAGGAATTCATATGGCGGGCGGCATGCTCTTAAAAAATTCAGCATG GAGGGCAAGCATGGGGATCTTAATGGAGCTAATATTTCTATCCAAAGAGCAAGGCTATCGGCAAATGCTTTTGTTCACAAG CTTGTGGCTTCATCACCTACTGTGATGCCTTTACGCCTTTATTATGACCCTGCCGAACCAAATTCGGTTTCAAACTGGTTAGAACGTTGGTCTGCGTCCAACTTTTGGAAACCAATTCCCCAACCAAAGAAAATTTCTTACCCTAAAACTCAGAGAAAGCAGGTTAATGGTCATATGCCAGAAGCTGAAACTGGTAGGCCAAAGCACAGTGTTCGGAGGGTCCCTGCTGCAAATGCTGACAATACTTCTGTGCAAGTAACCTCTGAATTTGAGAAACCCAAGCGCAACCGTAGGAGACCTTCAAGCCTTCCTACTGATACAGTGCAGGAAAATCCACAAAATGAGCTTGAAAAGGTAAAACGTAGTCTGAGAAAGGTCCATAATCCAATAATTGAAAGCTCTGTTCAGGCAGAGGTAGAAATTGAGAAGCCAAAACAAAGTTTGGAAAAGGTATCAGGCACTTCTGGTGATAACCTTTTGGTACAGAATATGAATAATTCGGGGGAGAAGACGAAGAAAGAAACATATTTGGCTATGCCCAAAGTACCTGATGTGGTGACGAATGAACCAACCTTGATAGCCCCCAAATTGCCCGATGTAGAAACAACAGCAGAACCGCTAGGAGTAAAGGAAGCATCAGAATTACACGCGGATCAAACCATGGTTGAATCAAAGCCTTCAGTAGAGAATGTTGGTAAAGATGAAAATTCTCCTGTTACGAATGGGGAGTTGAGCTATAAGGAAGATCCAACAATCAATGAAAATCATAAAGCTAGCAGGAAAGCCTCTAGTCTGGCAAAGCAAGAACGTGCAGAAAATGGATTACAGAGTAGTCCAGCACTCCCAAGCTATATGGCAGTTACTGAATCTGCAAAAGCAAAGCTGAGAGCACAAGGTTCCCCAAGGTTTAGCCAAGATGGAGCTGAGAAAAATAATCTTGCTCGGCGTCATTCGCTTCCATCTTCAACAAATAGCAAAATCAACTCACAATCGCCAAGGACACGGACTGTTAATTCTGGTGGGAAAGTGGGGAATAAAAGTGACAGACCTGTGTTATCATCAAGAGAAGGAAATG CAAAGGCAACCCATATTGAGTGGAagaggtga